TAGGTCAAGGCAACTTTATCCAAAACGCCCGATTCTTTCATCTCGTTATAAAGGTCGTTTCCCTCTCTCGTTCGCTCGCCGACGCCCGCAAATACGGAGTAACCGCTATGTTTGAAAGCGACGTTATGGATCAGCTCCATGATGATGACAGTCTTACCGACGCCCGCACCGCCGAATAGTCCTACCTTACCGCCCTTTGCGTAAGGAGCGAGTAGATCGACTACCTTAATGCCGGTTTCAAAAATTTCGCTCTTCGTGCTTTGATTTTCAAAGCTAGGCGGATCTCTGTGGATCGACCAGCGAGTTTCGAATTTCTCATCCTCGCCCTCGTCGATCAGATCGCCTGTAACATTAAAAATTCTACCCAAGACCTTCTCGCCCACAGGCACCGTAATAGGTGCGCCAAGAGCCGTAGCCTCAAGCCCTCGCCTAAGTCCATCGCTCATATCCATAGCGATCGTGCGGACGCGATTGTCTCCAAGGTGTGCGGCTACCTCTAGGATCAGCCTGCGATGAGCGCCCTCGACGTCAAATTTAACTTCGATAGCTTCATTAATCTTCGGCAAGTAGTCCTTGAAATCGACATCGACCACGGGACCCATTACCTGAGAAATTATTCCTTTCATCCGTTTTCCTTTCATTTCATTGATTCGACGCCGCTTATGATCTCGATAAGCTCAGTCGTGATAGAGCCTTGTCTGGCTTTGTTGTATGCTAAATTTAACTGCGATACACGTTCTTTGGCGTTATTTGTCGCATTCTCCATAGCGTTCATTCTCGAGCAGTGCTCCGCGGCCAAAGAGTCGATCAGCGCGTAATACATGCTGTAGCTAAGATAGCTCTGGATTAAATTTAACATCAATGTTTCTTCATCCTCAGGACTTTCAACCTCTACTTCCAATGTAGATGTTTTTAAAGCGTCCTCGTTAATCGCAGGCTCGCCGATCGGCACCAATGTATTTACCCGCATCTCTTGGGTAATCATATTCAAATAGCCGTTATGGATAAGGATGACTTCGTCAGTTTTGCCTTCGTTAAAATCCTTAACCGCGGCTTGGACGATCTCGTTAGCTTTCTCGGACGATGGAGATGAGCTCACGCCGATATATCGCTCCAAAAGCTCAATGCCTTGAAAATCAAAATATTCTATCCCCTTTTTGCCGACGGCGCGAAGGCGAACCTTGATCTTTTTAGCCTTAAGCTCCTCGATCAAAGCTTTGATCTTTTTGATGGTGTTGATATTAAAACCGCCGCAAAGCCCTTTATCTGCGGTGATAAACAGCAGATCAACCACCTTTACCTCCCGAGTGGTATCAAAAATTCTAAGTTTTTCGTCGTTGCCCGAATTATTGCCTACGTAATTTTTAACGCGCGCAGAAATTTCACCCAAGACCTCGTTAATCTTCACCGCATAAGCTCGCGAGCGCATCGCCGCCTCTTTGGTGTTTTTGAGCTTGACGTTGGAGACCAGCTTCATAGCTTTGGTGGTCTTCTCCGTATTTTTAACGCTCTTGATCTGTAGCTTTATATCTTTTAAATTTGCCATAATTTAGCCTTTTTAAGCGGCAAAGGTCGCTTTAAAGTCATTTAGAGCCTTGATTAAATTTTCTTCCAAATCCTTCTCGATGGTCTTTTTGCTTCTGATCTCTTCAAAAATTTCAGGATATTTCGCCTCGATATATGGATATAGCTCAGCTTCAAATTTGCCAATTGAGCTCGTAGGTACGTCGTCTAAAAATCCGCGGCTTCCTGCAAAGATGATCACTACTTGATTTTCGACCGGAAGCGGCGAATAAGGAGGTTGCTTTAAAATTTCGACCATTCTTTGTCCGCGATCTAGCTGCTTACGGCTACTCTCGTCCAAATCACTCGCAAACTGCGCAAACGCCTGAAGTTCGCGGTATTGAGCGAGATCTAGACGCAAGGTTCCCGAGACCTTTTTGATCGCTTTAATCTGCGCAGAACCCCCGACGCGGCTAACCGAAAGACCTACGTTGATCGCAGGGCGAATTCCAGAGTTAAATAGACCAGATTCTAGGAAAATTTGACCGTCAGTGATAGAGATAACGTTTGTAGGGATATACGCCGAAACGTCGCCTGCCTGCGTCTCGATAATAGGAAGCGCCGTTAAGCTGCCTGCACCGAGTGCATCGCTTAGTTTGCTAGCGCGCTCAAGCAGGCGGGAGTGCAGGTAAAATACATCGCCAGGATACGCCTCACGTCCTGGCGGACGGCGCAAAATAAGCGACATCTCGCGATATGCGACCGCATGCTTGCTAAGATCATCGTAGATGATAAGCGCGTGGCGGGAGTTGTCTCTGAAATACTCGCCCATGGTGCAGCCCGAATATGGCGCCAAATACTGAAGCGCAGCCGCCTCGCTAGCACCCGCCGCAACTACGATCGTATAATCCATCGCGCCGTATTCTTCAAGCTTTTTAACGACTTGCGCGACGGTAGATTGTTTCTGTCCGATCGCTACATAGATGCAAACGACGTCTTGACCCTTTTGATTGATGATGGTATCAACAGCAACAGTGGTTTTTCCTGTTTGGCGGTCGCCGATGATGAGCTCGCGCTGTCCGCGACCGATCGGCACTAGCGCGTCTATCGCTTTAAGACCGGTTTGAAGCGGTTCGTGGACGGACTTACGAGCCATGATGCCTTTAGCCTTTTCTTCGACAAATCTAGTATCGCTAGTCTCTATCGCGCCTTTGCCGTCGATCGGCTCGCCTAGAGCGTTTACCACGCGACCGATTAATGCATCACCTACCGGAACGCGCAAAAGCTTACCCAGTCTTTTAACGCTACTACCTTCGTTAATACCGCTAGTATCGCCTAAAATAACGATGCCAACACTGCTCTCCTCTAAATTTAACGCGATACCACGAGCTCCGTTTTCGAATTCGACCATCTCGTTAGCCATTACGTTTTTTAAGCCGTAAACATTAGCAACGCCGTCTGCAACCGAAACGACCTTACCGGTTTCTTCGATATCAACGCTAAGATCGAAATTTTCGATTCGCTCTTTGATTATGCTGCTGATTTCGTCTGCCTTAATTTTCGCACCCACGCTTTACTCCTTTAAATTGCTTTTAAAATATATTCGCTCATTTTTTGTTTCAATCTATCAACTGAAAAACTAATCTCAAATCCAAGATCCTCGACTTCGATCTTAATGCCTTCAAGCTCGCTTTTAACGGGTTGCAGAGTAATATCTGCATTAAATTTCTTTGAAATTTTAGTCTCTAGCTCTTTTATTTTCGCGGCGTCTATTTCGGTAGCGGAATAAATTTTACCTAAGTATTTATTATCCAGCGCCGCAATATTCTTGCGCAGTTCCTCAACTATCTGCGGGATTAGCGCAATACGCCCATTCTTAGCTAAAAGTTTAATAAAATTTACGATTTTTTCGCTTGGATTTTTTATAAACGACGCAATAAGTTCCACTTTGGATTCCTCTTTTAGCGTCGGAGATTTCACAATATCTTGGAATTTTGGAATTCTAAATGCGCTCGCGACGCTCTCGAGCGTCTGCAAAACAGAGCCTAGTTCATCTTTTTTATAGCTCAGCATCAGGGCGTTTACATATCTTTTTGAGGTGTTATTTATCATCATCCGACCTTTTTCTCTACGATTTTAACCAGTTTGTCTTGACCGAATTTAATGTCATCCGATGCAAAAACGTCATCCAGTATCTCGCTTACGACCTCTTTTTTGATCTTGCGCGCCTCAAAGCTCTTCTGCTCGTCGAAAGATTTTTGCAAATTCGCAATCTCTTGCTCGGTCGCATTTTTTATCTTTTCGGCGGCGAACACGATCTCTTTTTTAGCAGTTTCAATTAAAGCTGCGCCTTGAACCTTAGCATCTTGCAAATCTTTTTTAGCTTGTTCCTTGCGAGCTGCAGACTCTTTTAAAATTTTTTGATTAGCCTCAAGTCTAGATGCGATGCCGTTGATTCTACCTTGATATGCTGCTTTTGCGGGACCTTTTAGAAGATAAAACAAAATTCCGAAAAACAAAATGAAATTTATGCTTCGCCACAGCACGTCGTAGTCTTTGACTCCATCGTGCCCACCGTTTGCTAAAACAAACGCCGGAATTATAAATAAAAATAGATATTTTTTCATACTGAAATCCTCATACTTTAGCCACAGCGCTGCTTAGAGCATTTTTAAATTCCGGAATTTTGGCTTGCAAATCATTTTTTAGGTTGCGCTTTTGCTCATCCAAACCGCCTAAGAATTGATCAAAATCCTCCTCCATCGCGGCTTTTTTCTCGGCTATTTCTCTAGCGGCAGCCTGCTTCGCACTATCCATCGCCTCTTGCTTTATTTTAACAGCTTGCAACTTCGCAGCATCCATGATCCTTACGATCTCTGCTTTATCGGCATCTGCATCCTGTGCGTTTTTCATCGCATTTGCCTCATCTTCTTTAATAATAGCTTCTCGCTTTTCCATATGCAAAAGTAGCGGTCTATAAAGCTTGATATTTAAGAAGTAAATCAAAGCTAAAAATACGACGATGGTCGTTATCATGGCGGTCAAACTTACGTCTAGCATCGCACCTCCTCTAGGTTAGTTTTAAACAAAATGCGTATTTTACAATATGAAAAATTAAAATACACTATAAAAAATCATCCGATTTTCTTTAAAAACTCGGAAATTTGTAAAATTTCGCTAAATTCGATCGAAATTTTACGCTCTTTGATACTTATTTTACCAAATTGATCAAGCTTGGCCTTTAGCTTTAAAAGCTCGGGCTTGAAGCTTTGAAATTCCACACCAGGTTTTTTCTCTTTTGGAACGGTTTTATCTTTGAGCTTTTTTACTAAATTTTCGGTATCTCTTACGCTTAGACGCTGTCCTAAAATGGTATTTAGAGCTAAAATTTGATCCTCTTTTTCAAGTCCAACCATTATCTTGGCGTGCCCTTGCGAAATTTTATCTGCGCTTATGGCGTCTTGCACCTCGGAGCATAAATTTAAAAGTCTTAGCGTGTTAGTAATCTGCGTGCGGGACTTTTTGATGATGTCGGCTAACTCCTCTTGCGTGATCCTGTATTCGCCGATGAGCTCCTTATAGGACTTAGCAAGCTCGATAGGATTTAGATCCTCGCGCTGGATATTTTCGATGAGGGCGAGCTCTCTTAAATTTTGAGATTTTATGTCCGCGACTACGGCTTTGATTTTACTCTCGCCCAAAAGCTTCGTCGCTCTTAGGCGTCGTTCGCCGGCGATAAGGACGTAAGAATCATCTTTTTGAATAACAATGATAGGCTGGATAAGCCCGTGGCGGGCGATGCTTTCGCTCAGCTGCCTAAGTGCCTCCTCATCGAAGCTCTGCCGCGGTTGATATGGATTTGGCTCGATTTTATCGACATCGATTTCGATAACTAAACTATCTGCATTTCCACTTTCTAGCTCCCTGTTATAGGAGCTTTCTACGTCGTCTAAAATCGCACCGAGCCCGCGCCCGAGCGCTCTTTTTACCTTGCCCATTTTTGCTCCATTATGGATTTAGCGAGGTCTTGATAAGCGATGGAACCGGCGGATTTTATATCGTATAAAACCACCGGCTTGCCAAAGCTTGGGCTTTCGGCCAGCTTAATATTGCGCGGGATGATGACTAGATCATCACTCTTGCCGATACGAAAGAGCTTATCATCAAAATACTCGCGTAAATTCGCGACCGTTTCTTTGGCTAGATTGTTTTGCAAACTATACATCGTAGGCAAAAATCCGCGAATTTTTAAATTTTTATTGAGCGTTTGCTTGACAACTTTTACAGTATTTAGGATCAGCGCGACGCCTTCAAGTGCATAGAATTCGCACTGAATCGGGATGATGACGCTATCGCTTGCGACCAAGGCATTTACCGTAATGCTACCGAGCGTCGGCGGCGAATCGATGATTATGAAATCGTATCTGTCCTTAACCTCGGAAATTTTATTTTTTAGCATTAGTTTGAAGTCTTTCTCTTCACTTACTTCGCGCTCGATGCCTACAAGTCCGATATTTGACGGCACTAAATCCATAAACTCAAGTTCGGTCTTTTGGATCACTTCGGACATGCTCTTACGCCCCGTTAGGACGTGATAAATGTTAAATTCAAAGTCACTGCGGTTAAAGCCAAGCCCGGTCGTAGCGTTCGCCTGAGGATCTACGTCAATCAGTAGAACCCGCTTTTTCTTTATCGCTAGCGACGCAGCGAGATTAACCGCCGTGGTCGTCTTTCCGACGCCGCCTTTTTGATTGGCAATCGTAATTACTTCACTCATCTTAAAGCATAAACCCTTTCTTCGTTTATTATGATCGATCCGTCTTCGCAAAGTTTAGCCTGCGCGAGCGAAATTTTTTCACCGCCTAGATGAACGCTAAATTTTTGCGATTTTTGGAATTGTAACGAAAAATTTCTAAAAATTTGCTTCCACGGAATTTTATTTTCATATAGCGCAAAAAAGCCCTCTATAGCGTCTTTTGCACTGATTTTTATATCTAAAATTCCCGCATATTCGGGCGCACCGAGTAGGTTCATGCCGATGCCGCAGACGAGGGTATTTTTGATCTTATTCGTCATCGTCCCGCCGATTTTGCGCTCATCTACATAAAAATCGTTGGGCCATTTTAGCCAAAGCTGAGAGCCGAGCGATGCTAGAAGCTCCTGCATAATCATCGCAAAATATATGCTTGCCGACTGCGGAGGCACGTCTGCAGGCAGATCGCTCTGCGTGACACAGAACGAAAATGCGAGATTGCCGCTCGCGCCCTCCCAATCATTGCCGCGCGAGCCGATACCGGCGCTTTGGCGATTTGCGGCTATCGCAAAAGGCGGCGTTATCCTGCCTTCGCGCACGGCGCCCACCAAAAACTCCTGCGTGGAAGGCATTTGCTCTACAAATTCTACTTGCAAAACCCTCTCCTTGCGTAAGACGAAGGGCTCGCCTTACGATATTGCAAGCATTTAAATTCTGCACTGCGATAAAATTTTGCAATAAGATGAAATTTAACACGATTAAATTTTACGAAGTAGCAAAACTTTATGCAATGAAATTTTACGATCTTGCTAAATTTTTCGGCAACGCGGATTTTCCTAGCGACACCGCGATAGAATTTTAAAGCTCCGTCTCGCAAAAATTCTGCGGCACGATCATAGAATTTTAAATGGTGAGTGTTCGGTATAGCGCTGTAAAGTCCACAACTGCGGCAGAGAAATTTAAAGCTCCTGCGAGCGTAAAATTTTAAAGTATAGAAGCGAGGTTTTAAAATTTTATAAAGCCTTGGTTTTGGAGCTTCGCTTCGAAATTCCGCGCGGCAAAATTTTACTTTACAACTGTACCTGGAGCAGAATTTCGCCGCGATCCCAAAAGCGCGGCGCAAATAAAATCCCAGCATAGCATCAAAAGCGTGGCACAAAACGCGATAATTTAAAATCCCGCCTAGCATAGCAGATCACCGATCTTTAGCCGCTTGCCGTTTAGATACGCGCTAGCATCCACGGGCTTTTTGCCGGGTTCTTGCACCTTTATGATCTTAACCGCGCCATCATTGCAAGAAACGCAAAAGCCGAGCTTATCAATGTGCAAAATTTCGCCAGCGCGTTCAAATTTACGCCCGCAAGATTCGCGCAAAAGCTCTAGTTCTAAAATTTTTAACCCGCTAGCTAGATAGATCCCGGGCCAGGGCGTTAACGCGCGAAATTTATTATAAATCTGCTCCGCGCTCTGCTCAAAGCTAAAAAGCCCGTCTGATTTGCTTATTTTTTTGCAGTGCGTAGCCTGCGCGCCCTCTTGCTTAAGCGGCGTTAAATTTACAAAATTTCGCAGCACTCGCACTATCAGCTCGCCCGCTAGATCGCCCAGTTCGTCAAACAGCTGCGCCGCCGTTTTATCCTCGCAAGGCGTGTAGGCAAAATCAAGCATATCGCCCGTGTCAAGCCCCGCATCCATAAGCATCGCCGTCACGCCCGTCTGCTTTTCGCCCGCCAAGATCGCGCTTTGGATCGGACTTGCGCCGCGGTATTTAGGCAGGATCGAAGCGTGCAGATTTATGCAAGGCGCGATATCAAGCACGCTTTGCGGCAAAATTTTACCGTATGCGGCGACCACGATAAAATCAGGCTTTAGCTCCTTTATCTGTGCCGCGACCGCTTCGTCTTTTAAGCTCGCAGGCTGAAAGATCGGCACAGTGGGAAGGTGCTGCTGCGCGTAAACTTTAACCTCGCTCGGAGTTAAAATTTGCTTTCTACCGACGGGTTTATCGGGCTGTGTAAAGACGGCCGCGATCTGAAATTTCGCCTCCGTAAGCGCGCGTAAAATTTTAGCCGCATACTCGGGCGTACCCATAAAAACTATATTCATTGCCTTCCTCTCAAGCTAAATATCATATTTTTGCTCTCGTTTTTTAAACGCTTCCTTGCCGCCCTCAAGTTTTAGCAAATCTTCCCTATGGCTTAAATCTTCTATAGTAAAAGAGGTGCTAGTGCTAAATCCGTCAATATTCTCTAATTTTACAATAAGCTCTGCATCAGCATTTAATACAAAATTAGCATTATGCGTCGCAAAAATAATTTGCCTGCCATTCTTTTGCTGTTTGATTAATTCAACCAAGTAGTTGGCTATAAGCAAGCTATCCAAATGCGTTTCTGGTTCATCTATTATAATTGGATTATTCCCAAGAGAAAGTAGCATTACTATAACTGCGGTGCACCTTTGACCGAACGAAGATCGTTCTAATTCTTTATTATCATATAAAACTTTTAATATTTTATATTGATTAATATCTCTTAAATGCTTTTTGATAAGCAGTTTATATATCTCGAAATTTAAATCTAAAGAAAAAATATCGATTAAAATATTATACGCCTGTGAGTTCCTGTATGGAATATGTTCAATAAAATTTTGAGTATTTTCGGCATTTAAAACGCTATTGTATCCGACCTGCCGCAAATAATCTTTTGAAGTAGCAGATATTTTTAAATTAAGTATGCTTGCAAATTCATCAATAATATTATCAATAATATTGTCTTCCAAGGAGTAACATACTTGTATATTTTTAACATTTTTAGGGTTGCTGTTTGCTATGTCTGCAAAATAGTCATTAATATTAGAAATCTCTGCATCTATGTTATTTTTGAAATCATTTACATCGTCATCAATGTCTGAAATTGAAAATTCTCGTATCTCTTGTTCGATACTCTCCATTCGATCATTGAAAGATTTTATTTCATTTTCAATATTAGAAATATTTGATATTGCC
The nucleotide sequence above comes from uncultured Campylobacter sp.. Encoded proteins:
- a CDS encoding AAA family ATPase, giving the protein MSEVITIANQKGGVGKTTTAVNLAASLAIKKKRVLLIDVDPQANATTGLGFNRSDFEFNIYHVLTGRKSMSEVIQKTELEFMDLVPSNIGLVGIEREVSEEKDFKLMLKNKISEVKDRYDFIIIDSPPTLGSITVNALVASDSVIIPIQCEFYALEGVALILNTVKVVKQTLNKNLKIRGFLPTMYSLQNNLAKETVANLREYFDDKLFRIGKSDDLVIIPRNIKLAESPSFGKPVVLYDIKSAGSIAYQDLAKSIMEQKWAR
- a CDS encoding F0F1 ATP synthase subunit delta, giving the protein MINNTSKRYVNALMLSYKKDELGSVLQTLESVASAFRIPKFQDIVKSPTLKEESKVELIASFIKNPSEKIVNFIKLLAKNGRIALIPQIVEELRKNIAALDNKYLGKIYSATEIDAAKIKELETKISKKFNADITLQPVKSELEGIKIEVEDLGFEISFSVDRLKQKMSEYILKAI
- a CDS encoding biotin--[acetyl-CoA-carboxylase] ligase, translated to MQVEFVEQMPSTQEFLVGAVREGRITPPFAIAANRQSAGIGSRGNDWEGASGNLAFSFCVTQSDLPADVPPQSASIYFAMIMQELLASLGSQLWLKWPNDFYVDERKIGGTMTNKIKNTLVCGIGMNLLGAPEYAGILDIKISAKDAIEGFFALYENKIPWKQIFRNFSLQFQKSQKFSVHLGGEKISLAQAKLCEDGSIIINEERVYALR
- the atpG gene encoding ATP synthase F1 subunit gamma, translated to MANLKDIKLQIKSVKNTEKTTKAMKLVSNVKLKNTKEAAMRSRAYAVKINEVLGEISARVKNYVGNNSGNDEKLRIFDTTREVKVVDLLFITADKGLCGGFNINTIKKIKALIEELKAKKIKVRLRAVGKKGIEYFDFQGIELLERYIGVSSSPSSEKANEIVQAAVKDFNEGKTDEVILIHNGYLNMITQEMRVNTLVPIGEPAINEDALKTSTLEVEVESPEDEETLMLNLIQSYLSYSMYYALIDSLAAEHCSRMNAMENATNNAKERVSQLNLAYNKARQGSITTELIEIISGVESMK
- the fmt gene encoding methionyl-tRNA formyltransferase yields the protein MNIVFMGTPEYAAKILRALTEAKFQIAAVFTQPDKPVGRKQILTPSEVKVYAQQHLPTVPIFQPASLKDEAVAAQIKELKPDFIVVAAYGKILPQSVLDIAPCINLHASILPKYRGASPIQSAILAGEKQTGVTAMLMDAGLDTGDMLDFAYTPCEDKTAAQLFDELGDLAGELIVRVLRNFVNLTPLKQEGAQATHCKKISKSDGLFSFEQSAEQIYNKFRALTPWPGIYLASGLKILELELLRESCGRKFERAGEILHIDKLGFCVSCNDGAVKIIKVQEPGKKPVDASAYLNGKRLKIGDLLC
- the atpA gene encoding F0F1 ATP synthase subunit alpha, whose amino-acid sequence is MGAKIKADEISSIIKERIENFDLSVDIEETGKVVSVADGVANVYGLKNVMANEMVEFENGARGIALNLEESSVGIVILGDTSGINEGSSVKRLGKLLRVPVGDALIGRVVNALGEPIDGKGAIETSDTRFVEEKAKGIMARKSVHEPLQTGLKAIDALVPIGRGQRELIIGDRQTGKTTVAVDTIINQKGQDVVCIYVAIGQKQSTVAQVVKKLEEYGAMDYTIVVAAGASEAAALQYLAPYSGCTMGEYFRDNSRHALIIYDDLSKHAVAYREMSLILRRPPGREAYPGDVFYLHSRLLERASKLSDALGAGSLTALPIIETQAGDVSAYIPTNVISITDGQIFLESGLFNSGIRPAINVGLSVSRVGGSAQIKAIKKVSGTLRLDLAQYRELQAFAQFASDLDESSRKQLDRGQRMVEILKQPPYSPLPVENQVVIIFAGSRGFLDDVPTSSIGKFEAELYPYIEAKYPEIFEEIRSKKTIEKDLEENLIKALNDFKATFAA
- a CDS encoding F0F1 ATP synthase subunit B; this encodes MKKYLFLFIIPAFVLANGGHDGVKDYDVLWRSINFILFFGILFYLLKGPAKAAYQGRINGIASRLEANQKILKESAARKEQAKKDLQDAKVQGAALIETAKKEIVFAAEKIKNATEQEIANLQKSFDEQKSFEARKIKKEVVSEILDDVFASDDIKFGQDKLVKIVEKKVG
- a CDS encoding ParB/RepB/Spo0J family partition protein; its protein translation is MGKVKRALGRGLGAILDDVESSYNRELESGNADSLVIEIDVDKIEPNPYQPRQSFDEEALRQLSESIARHGLIQPIIVIQKDDSYVLIAGERRLRATKLLGESKIKAVVADIKSQNLRELALIENIQREDLNPIELAKSYKELIGEYRITQEELADIIKKSRTQITNTLRLLNLCSEVQDAISADKISQGHAKIMVGLEKEDQILALNTILGQRLSVRDTENLVKKLKDKTVPKEKKPGVEFQSFKPELLKLKAKLDQFGKISIKERKISIEFSEILQISEFLKKIG
- a CDS encoding F0F1 ATP synthase subunit B' — its product is MLDVSLTAMITTIVVFLALIYFLNIKLYRPLLLHMEKREAIIKEDEANAMKNAQDADADKAEIVRIMDAAKLQAVKIKQEAMDSAKQAAAREIAEKKAAMEEDFDQFLGGLDEQKRNLKNDLQAKIPEFKNALSSAVAKV